Proteins found in one Corallococcus exiguus genomic segment:
- a CDS encoding DUF2188 domain-containing protein translates to MAKNTNRGGGVHTTPNPNGSGWVNQQGGEIRSTHRLKDRAEEAGRSQAKDQGVEHTIHKRDGTIGEKNSYGNDPASSKG, encoded by the coding sequence ATGGCGAAGAACACGAACCGCGGTGGCGGCGTGCACACGACTCCCAACCCGAACGGCAGTGGATGGGTGAATCAGCAAGGCGGGGAGATCCGCAGCACGCACCGGCTGAAGGATCGAGCCGAGGAGGCTGGAAGGTCTCAAGCGAAAGATCAAGGCGTCGAGCACACCATCCACAAGCGTGATGGCACCATTGGCGAAAAGAACAGCTACGGCAATGACCCTGCTTCGTCCAAGGGATAG
- a CDS encoding response regulator — translation MTAPTVLISDDEPLVVSALAREAKRSGLVCVSDTTSEHVLELARKHRPAVIILDINQHQDGRDLLAQLKKDPVTRDCKVIMLSGVEDQFTRHVCFELGADDYEVKPCDPTFMTRIARMAAAAVRPPASPEAA, via the coding sequence ATGACTGCTCCCACTGTCCTCATCTCGGATGATGAGCCCCTTGTCGTGTCCGCACTCGCCCGGGAGGCCAAGCGCTCCGGCCTCGTCTGCGTGTCCGACACCACCTCCGAACATGTGCTGGAGCTGGCCCGCAAACACCGGCCCGCGGTCATCATCCTGGACATCAATCAGCACCAGGACGGACGGGACCTGCTCGCGCAGCTGAAGAAGGACCCCGTCACTCGCGACTGCAAGGTCATCATGCTCAGTGGCGTGGAGGATCAATTCACACGCCACGTGTGCTTCGAGCTGGGCGCCGACGACTACGAAGTGAAGCCGTGCGACCCCACCTTCATGACCCGCATCGCCCGCATGGCCGCCGCCGCCGTGCGCCCTCCCGCTTCGCCCGAAGCCGCCTGA
- the rpe gene encoding ribulose-phosphate 3-epimerase, protein MTRPVRISPSLLSCDFSRLGEEVRAIEAAGADWIHVDVMDGRFVPNLTLGPVIVEAIKRVATKPLDVHLMIVEPEKYVDAFVKAGADVLTVHQEASPHLHRTLQSIRQAGAKPAVVLNPGTSLSTIEEVLGDVDMVLLMSVNPGFGGQSFIESTVDKVRRLRAMLDARGLKDVDIEVDGGINAQTAKRVVDAGATVLVAGSYVFGAKDYAQAIRSLRPA, encoded by the coding sequence ATGACCCGCCCTGTCCGCATCTCTCCGTCGCTGCTCTCCTGTGACTTCAGCCGCCTGGGTGAAGAGGTCCGCGCCATCGAGGCCGCCGGTGCGGATTGGATTCACGTGGATGTCATGGATGGCAGGTTTGTGCCCAACCTCACGTTGGGGCCGGTCATCGTGGAGGCAATCAAGCGGGTGGCGACGAAGCCGCTGGACGTGCACCTGATGATTGTGGAGCCGGAGAAGTACGTGGACGCGTTCGTGAAGGCGGGCGCGGACGTGCTGACGGTGCACCAGGAGGCGAGCCCGCATCTGCACCGCACGCTGCAATCCATCCGTCAGGCGGGAGCGAAGCCGGCGGTGGTGTTGAACCCGGGCACGTCGCTGTCGACGATTGAAGAGGTGCTCGGGGACGTGGACATGGTGCTCTTGATGAGCGTGAACCCGGGGTTCGGCGGGCAGTCGTTCATCGAGTCCACGGTGGACAAGGTCCGCCGGCTGCGCGCGATGTTGGACGCGCGGGGGCTGAAGGACGTGGACATCGAGGTGGACGGCGGCATCAACGCGCAGACGGCGAAGCGCGTGGTGGACGCGGGGGCGACGGTGCTGGTGGCGGGCAGCTACGTGTTTGGCGCGAAGGACTACGCGCAGGCCATCCGTTCGCTGCGCCCGGCGTGA